The proteins below are encoded in one region of Drosophila santomea strain STO CAGO 1482 chromosome 3R, Prin_Dsan_1.1, whole genome shotgun sequence:
- the LOC120451600 gene encoding RNA-binding protein Nova-1 isoform X4, whose protein sequence is MAEDATMETCPSPEIGDSRKRPLDSDPENEQTKRSHFSSGESVCSGIEVEIENNNNNHIHHGETTYHMKILVPAVASGAIIGKGGETIASLQKDTGARVKMSKSHDFYPGTTERVCLITGSTEAIMVVLEFIMDKIREKPDLTNKIVDAESKQTQERDKQVKILVPNSTAGMIIGKGGAFIKQIKEESGSYVQISQKPKDVSLQERCITIIGDKENNKNACKMILSKIVEDPQSGTCLNVSYADVSGPVANFNPTGSPYATNQNAINSSTASLNSTLGTTIGGANSAASLLVNGTGINLTINLGSPNPAPNLALATQVLEHMKVAMRGSGYSETVTNEVVAALGVLAKYGVLGMGVGVSHTNGAHSTLGNFLGVTTLDQQTAAAASAATASNVFGAVGQVNLEQYAAAAAAAAAASRPTQSQLDAAAVQFDPFRHLGSATAPGATPVSLNNNSFGLTAATGTATTAQLGGLSKSPTPGDLSSKDSKNVEVPEVIIGAILGPNGRSLVEIQHVSGANVQISKKGIFAPGTRNRIVTITGQPSAIAKAQYLIEQKINEEETKRARQIPLTTVVN, encoded by the exons ATGGCCGAAGACGCTACCATGGAGACATGTCCAAGTCCTGAAATCGGCGACTCACGCAAAAGGCCACTCGATTCCGATCCGGAAAATGAACAAACTAAACGCTCACATTTCAGTTCCG GTGAGTCAGTTTGTTCTGGAATTGAggttgaaattgaaaataataacaataatcatATTCATCATG GCGAGACAACGTATCACATGAAAATACTGGTGCCCGCGGTGGCCTCCGGGGCCATCATCGGCAAAGGTGGCGAGACGATCGCCTCCCTGCAGAAGGACACGGGTGCTAGGGTCAAGATGTCCAAGTCGCACGACTTCTACCCAG GCACCACCGAACGCGTGTGCCTGATCACCGGCTCCACGGAGGCCATCATGGTCGTGCTGGAATTCATCATGGACAAGATCCGCGAGAAGCCCGATCTGACCAACAAGATCGTCGATGCCGAGTCAAAACAGACACAGGAGCGCGACAAGCAGGTCAAGATCCTGGTGCCCAACTCCACTGCCGGCATGATCATTGGCAAGGGCGGTGCCTTCATTAAACAGATCAAGGAGGAGAGCGGCTCCTATGTCCAGATCTCGCAGAAGCCCAAGGATGTGTCGCTGCAGGAGCGCTGCATCACCATCATTGGCGACAAGGAGAACAATAAGAACGCCTGCAAGATGATCCTCTCGAAGATCGTCGAAGATCCCCAATCCGGCACCTGCCTGAACGTCTCCTACGCGGACGTCAGCGGCCCGGTGGCCAACTTTAATCCGACCGGCTCCCCGTACGCCACCAATCAGAATGCCATCAACTCGAGCACCGCCTCGTTGAACTCCACGTTGGGCACCACGATCGGCGGTGCGAACTCGGCGGCCAGCCTGCTAGTCAACGGCACCGGCATCAATTTGACCATCAATCTGGGCTCACCCAATCCGGCGCCCAATCTAGCGCTTGCCACCCAGGTGCTCGAGCACATGAAG GTTGCCATGCGCGGCTCTGGCTACTCGGAGACCGTAACGAACGAAGTCGTCGCCGCACTGGGCGTGCTGGCCAAGTACGGTGTCCTTGGAATGGGCGTGGGTGTGTCGCACACCAACGGCGCCCACTCGACGCTGGGCAACTTTCTGGGCGTAACGACGCTGGACCAGCAGACTGCGGCCGCCGCATCCGCGGCCACCGCCAGCAATGTGTTCGGTGCCGTCGGCCAGGTGAATCTGGAGCAATATGCCGCAGCGGCggccgctgcagctgccgccAGTCGGCCGACGCAGTCGCAACTGGACGCTGCCGCAGTGCAATTCGATCCATTCCGCCATTTGGGCTCGGCCACGGCGCCGGGCGCCACGCCCGTCTCACTGAACAACAATAGCTTTGGGCTGACGGCAGCCACGGGAACGGCGACCACGGCGCAGCTGGGCGGTCTAAGCAAGAGTCCCACACCGGGCGACCTTAGCTCCAAGGACTCGAAGAACGTCGAGGTGCCGGAAGTGATTATCGGCGCTATTCTAG GTCCGAACGGTCGTAGTTTAGTTGAAATTCAACATGTTTCTGGCGCAAATGTGCAAATTTCCAAAAAGGGCATATTCGCACCTGGCACTAGAAATCGCATTGTAACCATAACTGGTCAGCCGAGTGCCATTGCCAAAGCGCAATATCTAATTGAACAGAAAATCAACGAGGAGGAGACAAAGAGGGCGCGACAAATTCCATTAACCACTGttgtgaattaa
- the LOC120451600 gene encoding RNA-binding protein Nova-1 isoform X6 — protein MAEDATMETCPSPEIGDSRKRPLDSDPENEQTKRSHFSSGETTYHMKILVPAVASGAIIGKGGETIASLQKDTGARVKMSKSHDFYPGTTERVCLITGSTEAIMVVLEFIMDKIREKPDLTNKIVDAESKQTQERDKQVKILVPNSTAGMIIGKGGAFIKQIKEESGSYVQISQKPKDVSLQERCITIIGDKENNKNACKMILSKIVEDPQSGTCLNVSYADVSGPVANFNPTGSPYATNQNAINSSTASLNSTLGTTIGGANSAASLLVNGTGINLTINLGSPNPAPNLALATQVLEHMKVAMRGSGYSETVTNEVVAALGVLAKYGVLGMGVGVSHTNGAHSTLGNFLGVTTLDQQTAAAASAATASNVFGAVGQVNLEQYAAAAAAAAAASRPTQSQLDAAAVQFDPFRHLGSATAPGATPVSLNNNSFGLTAATGTATTAQLGGLSKSPTPGDLSSKDSKNVEVPEVIIGAILGPNGRSLVEIQHVSGANVQISKKGIFAPGTRNRIVTITGQPSAIAKAQYLIEQKINEEETKRARQIPLTTVVN, from the exons ATGGCCGAAGACGCTACCATGGAGACATGTCCAAGTCCTGAAATCGGCGACTCACGCAAAAGGCCACTCGATTCCGATCCGGAAAATGAACAAACTAAACGCTCACATTTCAGTTCCG GCGAGACAACGTATCACATGAAAATACTGGTGCCCGCGGTGGCCTCCGGGGCCATCATCGGCAAAGGTGGCGAGACGATCGCCTCCCTGCAGAAGGACACGGGTGCTAGGGTCAAGATGTCCAAGTCGCACGACTTCTACCCAG GCACCACCGAACGCGTGTGCCTGATCACCGGCTCCACGGAGGCCATCATGGTCGTGCTGGAATTCATCATGGACAAGATCCGCGAGAAGCCCGATCTGACCAACAAGATCGTCGATGCCGAGTCAAAACAGACACAGGAGCGCGACAAGCAGGTCAAGATCCTGGTGCCCAACTCCACTGCCGGCATGATCATTGGCAAGGGCGGTGCCTTCATTAAACAGATCAAGGAGGAGAGCGGCTCCTATGTCCAGATCTCGCAGAAGCCCAAGGATGTGTCGCTGCAGGAGCGCTGCATCACCATCATTGGCGACAAGGAGAACAATAAGAACGCCTGCAAGATGATCCTCTCGAAGATCGTCGAAGATCCCCAATCCGGCACCTGCCTGAACGTCTCCTACGCGGACGTCAGCGGCCCGGTGGCCAACTTTAATCCGACCGGCTCCCCGTACGCCACCAATCAGAATGCCATCAACTCGAGCACCGCCTCGTTGAACTCCACGTTGGGCACCACGATCGGCGGTGCGAACTCGGCGGCCAGCCTGCTAGTCAACGGCACCGGCATCAATTTGACCATCAATCTGGGCTCACCCAATCCGGCGCCCAATCTAGCGCTTGCCACCCAGGTGCTCGAGCACATGAAG GTTGCCATGCGCGGCTCTGGCTACTCGGAGACCGTAACGAACGAAGTCGTCGCCGCACTGGGCGTGCTGGCCAAGTACGGTGTCCTTGGAATGGGCGTGGGTGTGTCGCACACCAACGGCGCCCACTCGACGCTGGGCAACTTTCTGGGCGTAACGACGCTGGACCAGCAGACTGCGGCCGCCGCATCCGCGGCCACCGCCAGCAATGTGTTCGGTGCCGTCGGCCAGGTGAATCTGGAGCAATATGCCGCAGCGGCggccgctgcagctgccgccAGTCGGCCGACGCAGTCGCAACTGGACGCTGCCGCAGTGCAATTCGATCCATTCCGCCATTTGGGCTCGGCCACGGCGCCGGGCGCCACGCCCGTCTCACTGAACAACAATAGCTTTGGGCTGACGGCAGCCACGGGAACGGCGACCACGGCGCAGCTGGGCGGTCTAAGCAAGAGTCCCACACCGGGCGACCTTAGCTCCAAGGACTCGAAGAACGTCGAGGTGCCGGAAGTGATTATCGGCGCTATTCTAG GTCCGAACGGTCGTAGTTTAGTTGAAATTCAACATGTTTCTGGCGCAAATGTGCAAATTTCCAAAAAGGGCATATTCGCACCTGGCACTAGAAATCGCATTGTAACCATAACTGGTCAGCCGAGTGCCATTGCCAAAGCGCAATATCTAATTGAACAGAAAATCAACGAGGAGGAGACAAAGAGGGCGCGACAAATTCCATTAACCACTGttgtgaattaa
- the LOC120451600 gene encoding RNA-binding protein Nova-1 isoform X7: protein MRKFCSSESVCSGIEVEIENNNNNHIHHGETTYHMKILVPAVASGAIIGKGGETIASLQKDTGARVKMSKSHDFYPGTTERVCLITGSTEAIMVVLEFIMDKIREKPDLTNKIVDAESKQTQERDKQVKILVPNSTAGMIIGKGGAFIKQIKEESGSYVQISQKPKDVSLQERCITIIGDKENNKNACKMILSKIVEDPQSGTCLNVSYADVSGPVANFNPTGSPYATNQNAINSSTASLNSTLGTTIGGANSAASLLVNGTGINLTINLGSPNPAPNLALATQVLEHMKVAMRGSGYSETVTNEVVAALGVLAKYGVLGMGVGVSHTNGAHSTLGNFLGVTTLDQQTAAAASAATASNVFGAVGQVNLEQYAAAAAAAAAASRPTQSQLDAAAVQFDPFRHLGSATAPGATPVSLNNNSFGLTAATGTATTAQLGGLSKSPTPGDLSSKDSKNVEVPEVIIGAILGPNGRSLVEIQHVSGANVQISKKGIFAPGTRNRIVTITGQPSAIAKAQYLIEQKINEEETKRARQIPLTTVVN from the exons ATGCGGAAGTTCTGTTCGA GTGAGTCAGTTTGTTCTGGAATTGAggttgaaattgaaaataataacaataatcatATTCATCATG GCGAGACAACGTATCACATGAAAATACTGGTGCCCGCGGTGGCCTCCGGGGCCATCATCGGCAAAGGTGGCGAGACGATCGCCTCCCTGCAGAAGGACACGGGTGCTAGGGTCAAGATGTCCAAGTCGCACGACTTCTACCCAG GCACCACCGAACGCGTGTGCCTGATCACCGGCTCCACGGAGGCCATCATGGTCGTGCTGGAATTCATCATGGACAAGATCCGCGAGAAGCCCGATCTGACCAACAAGATCGTCGATGCCGAGTCAAAACAGACACAGGAGCGCGACAAGCAGGTCAAGATCCTGGTGCCCAACTCCACTGCCGGCATGATCATTGGCAAGGGCGGTGCCTTCATTAAACAGATCAAGGAGGAGAGCGGCTCCTATGTCCAGATCTCGCAGAAGCCCAAGGATGTGTCGCTGCAGGAGCGCTGCATCACCATCATTGGCGACAAGGAGAACAATAAGAACGCCTGCAAGATGATCCTCTCGAAGATCGTCGAAGATCCCCAATCCGGCACCTGCCTGAACGTCTCCTACGCGGACGTCAGCGGCCCGGTGGCCAACTTTAATCCGACCGGCTCCCCGTACGCCACCAATCAGAATGCCATCAACTCGAGCACCGCCTCGTTGAACTCCACGTTGGGCACCACGATCGGCGGTGCGAACTCGGCGGCCAGCCTGCTAGTCAACGGCACCGGCATCAATTTGACCATCAATCTGGGCTCACCCAATCCGGCGCCCAATCTAGCGCTTGCCACCCAGGTGCTCGAGCACATGAAG GTTGCCATGCGCGGCTCTGGCTACTCGGAGACCGTAACGAACGAAGTCGTCGCCGCACTGGGCGTGCTGGCCAAGTACGGTGTCCTTGGAATGGGCGTGGGTGTGTCGCACACCAACGGCGCCCACTCGACGCTGGGCAACTTTCTGGGCGTAACGACGCTGGACCAGCAGACTGCGGCCGCCGCATCCGCGGCCACCGCCAGCAATGTGTTCGGTGCCGTCGGCCAGGTGAATCTGGAGCAATATGCCGCAGCGGCggccgctgcagctgccgccAGTCGGCCGACGCAGTCGCAACTGGACGCTGCCGCAGTGCAATTCGATCCATTCCGCCATTTGGGCTCGGCCACGGCGCCGGGCGCCACGCCCGTCTCACTGAACAACAATAGCTTTGGGCTGACGGCAGCCACGGGAACGGCGACCACGGCGCAGCTGGGCGGTCTAAGCAAGAGTCCCACACCGGGCGACCTTAGCTCCAAGGACTCGAAGAACGTCGAGGTGCCGGAAGTGATTATCGGCGCTATTCTAG GTCCGAACGGTCGTAGTTTAGTTGAAATTCAACATGTTTCTGGCGCAAATGTGCAAATTTCCAAAAAGGGCATATTCGCACCTGGCACTAGAAATCGCATTGTAACCATAACTGGTCAGCCGAGTGCCATTGCCAAAGCGCAATATCTAATTGAACAGAAAATCAACGAGGAGGAGACAAAGAGGGCGCGACAAATTCCATTAACCACTGttgtgaattaa
- the LOC120451600 gene encoding RNA-binding protein Nova-1 isoform X9, translating into MRKFCSSETTYHMKILVPAVASGAIIGKGGETIASLQKDTGARVKMSKSHDFYPGTTERVCLITGSTEAIMVVLEFIMDKIREKPDLTNKIVDAESKQTQERDKQVKILVPNSTAGMIIGKGGAFIKQIKEESGSYVQISQKPKDVSLQERCITIIGDKENNKNACKMILSKIVEDPQSGTCLNVSYADVSGPVANFNPTGSPYATNQNAINSSTASLNSTLGTTIGGANSAASLLVNGTGINLTINLGSPNPAPNLALATQVLEHMKVAMRGSGYSETVTNEVVAALGVLAKYGVLGMGVGVSHTNGAHSTLGNFLGVTTLDQQTAAAASAATASNVFGAVGQVNLEQYAAAAAAAAAASRPTQSQLDAAAVQFDPFRHLGSATAPGATPVSLNNNSFGLTAATGTATTAQLGGLSKSPTPGDLSSKDSKNVEVPEVIIGAILGPNGRSLVEIQHVSGANVQISKKGIFAPGTRNRIVTITGQPSAIAKAQYLIEQKINEEETKRARQIPLTTVVN; encoded by the exons ATGCGGAAGTTCTGTTCGA GCGAGACAACGTATCACATGAAAATACTGGTGCCCGCGGTGGCCTCCGGGGCCATCATCGGCAAAGGTGGCGAGACGATCGCCTCCCTGCAGAAGGACACGGGTGCTAGGGTCAAGATGTCCAAGTCGCACGACTTCTACCCAG GCACCACCGAACGCGTGTGCCTGATCACCGGCTCCACGGAGGCCATCATGGTCGTGCTGGAATTCATCATGGACAAGATCCGCGAGAAGCCCGATCTGACCAACAAGATCGTCGATGCCGAGTCAAAACAGACACAGGAGCGCGACAAGCAGGTCAAGATCCTGGTGCCCAACTCCACTGCCGGCATGATCATTGGCAAGGGCGGTGCCTTCATTAAACAGATCAAGGAGGAGAGCGGCTCCTATGTCCAGATCTCGCAGAAGCCCAAGGATGTGTCGCTGCAGGAGCGCTGCATCACCATCATTGGCGACAAGGAGAACAATAAGAACGCCTGCAAGATGATCCTCTCGAAGATCGTCGAAGATCCCCAATCCGGCACCTGCCTGAACGTCTCCTACGCGGACGTCAGCGGCCCGGTGGCCAACTTTAATCCGACCGGCTCCCCGTACGCCACCAATCAGAATGCCATCAACTCGAGCACCGCCTCGTTGAACTCCACGTTGGGCACCACGATCGGCGGTGCGAACTCGGCGGCCAGCCTGCTAGTCAACGGCACCGGCATCAATTTGACCATCAATCTGGGCTCACCCAATCCGGCGCCCAATCTAGCGCTTGCCACCCAGGTGCTCGAGCACATGAAG GTTGCCATGCGCGGCTCTGGCTACTCGGAGACCGTAACGAACGAAGTCGTCGCCGCACTGGGCGTGCTGGCCAAGTACGGTGTCCTTGGAATGGGCGTGGGTGTGTCGCACACCAACGGCGCCCACTCGACGCTGGGCAACTTTCTGGGCGTAACGACGCTGGACCAGCAGACTGCGGCCGCCGCATCCGCGGCCACCGCCAGCAATGTGTTCGGTGCCGTCGGCCAGGTGAATCTGGAGCAATATGCCGCAGCGGCggccgctgcagctgccgccAGTCGGCCGACGCAGTCGCAACTGGACGCTGCCGCAGTGCAATTCGATCCATTCCGCCATTTGGGCTCGGCCACGGCGCCGGGCGCCACGCCCGTCTCACTGAACAACAATAGCTTTGGGCTGACGGCAGCCACGGGAACGGCGACCACGGCGCAGCTGGGCGGTCTAAGCAAGAGTCCCACACCGGGCGACCTTAGCTCCAAGGACTCGAAGAACGTCGAGGTGCCGGAAGTGATTATCGGCGCTATTCTAG GTCCGAACGGTCGTAGTTTAGTTGAAATTCAACATGTTTCTGGCGCAAATGTGCAAATTTCCAAAAAGGGCATATTCGCACCTGGCACTAGAAATCGCATTGTAACCATAACTGGTCAGCCGAGTGCCATTGCCAAAGCGCAATATCTAATTGAACAGAAAATCAACGAGGAGGAGACAAAGAGGGCGCGACAAATTCCATTAACCACTGttgtgaattaa
- the LOC120451600 gene encoding RNA-binding protein Nova-1 isoform X3, whose amino-acid sequence MLFARTTSSTSISPPAMMMQQQQQQQQQQQQDPQQLGHQYHQQAAFQLQQSFCESVCSGIEVEIENNNNNHIHHGETTYHMKILVPAVASGAIIGKGGETIASLQKDTGARVKMSKSHDFYPGTTERVCLITGSTEAIMVVLEFIMDKIREKPDLTNKIVDAESKQTQERDKQVKILVPNSTAGMIIGKGGAFIKQIKEESGSYVQISQKPKDVSLQERCITIIGDKENNKNACKMILSKIVEDPQSGTCLNVSYADVSGPVANFNPTGSPYATNQNAINSSTASLNSTLGTTIGGANSAASLLVNGTGINLTINLGSPNPAPNLALATQVLEHMKVAMRGSGYSETVTNEVVAALGVLAKYGVLGMGVGVSHTNGAHSTLGNFLGVTTLDQQTAAAASAATASNVFGAVGQVNLEQYAAAAAAAAAASRPTQSQLDAAAVQFDPFRHLGSATAPGATPVSLNNNSFGLTAATGTATTAQLGGLSKSPTPGDLSSKDSKNVEVPEVIIGAILGPNGRSLVEIQHVSGANVQISKKGIFAPGTRNRIVTITGQPSAIAKAQYLIEQKINEEETKRARQIPLTTVVN is encoded by the exons ATGTTGTTCGCCAGAACCACCTCGTCCACTTCGATCAGTCCGCCCGCGATGatgatgcagcagcagcagcaacaacaacagcagcagcagcaggatccTCAACAGCTGGGACACCAATACCATCAGCAGGCAGCGTTTCAGCTACAGCAAAGCTTCT GTGAGTCAGTTTGTTCTGGAATTGAggttgaaattgaaaataataacaataatcatATTCATCATG GCGAGACAACGTATCACATGAAAATACTGGTGCCCGCGGTGGCCTCCGGGGCCATCATCGGCAAAGGTGGCGAGACGATCGCCTCCCTGCAGAAGGACACGGGTGCTAGGGTCAAGATGTCCAAGTCGCACGACTTCTACCCAG GCACCACCGAACGCGTGTGCCTGATCACCGGCTCCACGGAGGCCATCATGGTCGTGCTGGAATTCATCATGGACAAGATCCGCGAGAAGCCCGATCTGACCAACAAGATCGTCGATGCCGAGTCAAAACAGACACAGGAGCGCGACAAGCAGGTCAAGATCCTGGTGCCCAACTCCACTGCCGGCATGATCATTGGCAAGGGCGGTGCCTTCATTAAACAGATCAAGGAGGAGAGCGGCTCCTATGTCCAGATCTCGCAGAAGCCCAAGGATGTGTCGCTGCAGGAGCGCTGCATCACCATCATTGGCGACAAGGAGAACAATAAGAACGCCTGCAAGATGATCCTCTCGAAGATCGTCGAAGATCCCCAATCCGGCACCTGCCTGAACGTCTCCTACGCGGACGTCAGCGGCCCGGTGGCCAACTTTAATCCGACCGGCTCCCCGTACGCCACCAATCAGAATGCCATCAACTCGAGCACCGCCTCGTTGAACTCCACGTTGGGCACCACGATCGGCGGTGCGAACTCGGCGGCCAGCCTGCTAGTCAACGGCACCGGCATCAATTTGACCATCAATCTGGGCTCACCCAATCCGGCGCCCAATCTAGCGCTTGCCACCCAGGTGCTCGAGCACATGAAG GTTGCCATGCGCGGCTCTGGCTACTCGGAGACCGTAACGAACGAAGTCGTCGCCGCACTGGGCGTGCTGGCCAAGTACGGTGTCCTTGGAATGGGCGTGGGTGTGTCGCACACCAACGGCGCCCACTCGACGCTGGGCAACTTTCTGGGCGTAACGACGCTGGACCAGCAGACTGCGGCCGCCGCATCCGCGGCCACCGCCAGCAATGTGTTCGGTGCCGTCGGCCAGGTGAATCTGGAGCAATATGCCGCAGCGGCggccgctgcagctgccgccAGTCGGCCGACGCAGTCGCAACTGGACGCTGCCGCAGTGCAATTCGATCCATTCCGCCATTTGGGCTCGGCCACGGCGCCGGGCGCCACGCCCGTCTCACTGAACAACAATAGCTTTGGGCTGACGGCAGCCACGGGAACGGCGACCACGGCGCAGCTGGGCGGTCTAAGCAAGAGTCCCACACCGGGCGACCTTAGCTCCAAGGACTCGAAGAACGTCGAGGTGCCGGAAGTGATTATCGGCGCTATTCTAG GTCCGAACGGTCGTAGTTTAGTTGAAATTCAACATGTTTCTGGCGCAAATGTGCAAATTTCCAAAAAGGGCATATTCGCACCTGGCACTAGAAATCGCATTGTAACCATAACTGGTCAGCCGAGTGCCATTGCCAAAGCGCAATATCTAATTGAACAGAAAATCAACGAGGAGGAGACAAAGAGGGCGCGACAAATTCCATTAACCACTGttgtgaattaa
- the LOC120451600 gene encoding RNA-binding protein Nova-1 isoform X5: MLFARTTSSTSISPPAMMMQQQQQQQQQQQQDPQQLGHQYHQQAAFQLQQSFCETTYHMKILVPAVASGAIIGKGGETIASLQKDTGARVKMSKSHDFYPGTTERVCLITGSTEAIMVVLEFIMDKIREKPDLTNKIVDAESKQTQERDKQVKILVPNSTAGMIIGKGGAFIKQIKEESGSYVQISQKPKDVSLQERCITIIGDKENNKNACKMILSKIVEDPQSGTCLNVSYADVSGPVANFNPTGSPYATNQNAINSSTASLNSTLGTTIGGANSAASLLVNGTGINLTINLGSPNPAPNLALATQVLEHMKVAMRGSGYSETVTNEVVAALGVLAKYGVLGMGVGVSHTNGAHSTLGNFLGVTTLDQQTAAAASAATASNVFGAVGQVNLEQYAAAAAAAAAASRPTQSQLDAAAVQFDPFRHLGSATAPGATPVSLNNNSFGLTAATGTATTAQLGGLSKSPTPGDLSSKDSKNVEVPEVIIGAILGPNGRSLVEIQHVSGANVQISKKGIFAPGTRNRIVTITGQPSAIAKAQYLIEQKINEEETKRARQIPLTTVVN; this comes from the exons ATGTTGTTCGCCAGAACCACCTCGTCCACTTCGATCAGTCCGCCCGCGATGatgatgcagcagcagcagcaacaacaacagcagcagcagcaggatccTCAACAGCTGGGACACCAATACCATCAGCAGGCAGCGTTTCAGCTACAGCAAAGCTTCT GCGAGACAACGTATCACATGAAAATACTGGTGCCCGCGGTGGCCTCCGGGGCCATCATCGGCAAAGGTGGCGAGACGATCGCCTCCCTGCAGAAGGACACGGGTGCTAGGGTCAAGATGTCCAAGTCGCACGACTTCTACCCAG GCACCACCGAACGCGTGTGCCTGATCACCGGCTCCACGGAGGCCATCATGGTCGTGCTGGAATTCATCATGGACAAGATCCGCGAGAAGCCCGATCTGACCAACAAGATCGTCGATGCCGAGTCAAAACAGACACAGGAGCGCGACAAGCAGGTCAAGATCCTGGTGCCCAACTCCACTGCCGGCATGATCATTGGCAAGGGCGGTGCCTTCATTAAACAGATCAAGGAGGAGAGCGGCTCCTATGTCCAGATCTCGCAGAAGCCCAAGGATGTGTCGCTGCAGGAGCGCTGCATCACCATCATTGGCGACAAGGAGAACAATAAGAACGCCTGCAAGATGATCCTCTCGAAGATCGTCGAAGATCCCCAATCCGGCACCTGCCTGAACGTCTCCTACGCGGACGTCAGCGGCCCGGTGGCCAACTTTAATCCGACCGGCTCCCCGTACGCCACCAATCAGAATGCCATCAACTCGAGCACCGCCTCGTTGAACTCCACGTTGGGCACCACGATCGGCGGTGCGAACTCGGCGGCCAGCCTGCTAGTCAACGGCACCGGCATCAATTTGACCATCAATCTGGGCTCACCCAATCCGGCGCCCAATCTAGCGCTTGCCACCCAGGTGCTCGAGCACATGAAG GTTGCCATGCGCGGCTCTGGCTACTCGGAGACCGTAACGAACGAAGTCGTCGCCGCACTGGGCGTGCTGGCCAAGTACGGTGTCCTTGGAATGGGCGTGGGTGTGTCGCACACCAACGGCGCCCACTCGACGCTGGGCAACTTTCTGGGCGTAACGACGCTGGACCAGCAGACTGCGGCCGCCGCATCCGCGGCCACCGCCAGCAATGTGTTCGGTGCCGTCGGCCAGGTGAATCTGGAGCAATATGCCGCAGCGGCggccgctgcagctgccgccAGTCGGCCGACGCAGTCGCAACTGGACGCTGCCGCAGTGCAATTCGATCCATTCCGCCATTTGGGCTCGGCCACGGCGCCGGGCGCCACGCCCGTCTCACTGAACAACAATAGCTTTGGGCTGACGGCAGCCACGGGAACGGCGACCACGGCGCAGCTGGGCGGTCTAAGCAAGAGTCCCACACCGGGCGACCTTAGCTCCAAGGACTCGAAGAACGTCGAGGTGCCGGAAGTGATTATCGGCGCTATTCTAG GTCCGAACGGTCGTAGTTTAGTTGAAATTCAACATGTTTCTGGCGCAAATGTGCAAATTTCCAAAAAGGGCATATTCGCACCTGGCACTAGAAATCGCATTGTAACCATAACTGGTCAGCCGAGTGCCATTGCCAAAGCGCAATATCTAATTGAACAGAAAATCAACGAGGAGGAGACAAAGAGGGCGCGACAAATTCCATTAACCACTGttgtgaattaa